The following proteins are co-located in the uncultured Draconibacterium sp. genome:
- a CDS encoding 4Fe-4S dicluster domain-containing protein, which translates to MDKNNNVQKRRAFLQNGLKVVGGSILLSPFISSCSDSFYDTLSIDESRCIGCGDCDDVCNYSAIIMNGISSYAINASNCTLCNWCVDVCEDLAISMPDKSYLINSTDCTGCNECLPSCNYGALKIASNQFAIKSGCVGCGDCVTVCNQQGNAIGYVVENYSVKTNCHGCVERCSSACAYGAITRVNGKAYINTSKCTKCGKCYSKCSHHAITKAYVSIDQDKCTHCGECYTSCSYTQIEKSGNSDTNESYIEKLECTNCGECIDSCPESAIYTEQTGDFTPEIDNDNCTACGKCYDVCTVQTAIDRSIAIASINQTTCMKCNKCFDVCDYNAVIMD; encoded by the coding sequence ATGGACAAAAACAACAATGTACAAAAACGACGGGCTTTTCTTCAAAACGGATTAAAAGTAGTTGGTGGAAGTATACTTCTCTCACCTTTTATAAGCTCATGTTCCGATAGTTTTTACGACACGCTTAGCATTGACGAGTCGCGTTGTATTGGCTGTGGCGACTGCGATGATGTTTGTAATTACAGTGCCATAATTATGAATGGTATATCGAGTTACGCCATTAATGCAAGCAATTGTACACTTTGTAACTGGTGTGTTGATGTGTGCGAAGATTTGGCGATTTCGATGCCAGACAAAAGTTACCTTATCAATTCCACTGACTGTACCGGCTGTAACGAATGTCTTCCGTCGTGCAATTACGGAGCGCTAAAAATTGCATCAAACCAATTTGCTATCAAATCGGGTTGTGTTGGATGTGGCGATTGTGTTACGGTTTGCAATCAACAGGGAAATGCAATCGGATATGTGGTTGAGAATTATTCGGTAAAAACCAATTGCCATGGTTGTGTTGAAAGGTGTTCGAGTGCCTGTGCCTATGGCGCAATAACCCGGGTAAACGGCAAGGCTTACATCAACACTTCAAAATGTACCAAATGTGGGAAATGCTATTCAAAATGCAGCCACCATGCCATAACAAAAGCCTACGTTTCAATCGACCAGGATAAATGTACACATTGCGGAGAATGTTACACTTCCTGTTCGTACACACAAATTGAAAAATCGGGCAATTCAGATACAAATGAATCTTATATTGAAAAACTGGAATGCACCAATTGTGGAGAATGTATTGACTCGTGCCCCGAAAGTGCGATATACACCGAACAAACAGGCGATTTTACACCTGAAATAGATAACGACAATTGTACAGCATGTGGCAAATGTTACGATGTTTGCACTGTACAAACAGCCATCGACCGAAGTATTGCGATCGCATCCATTAACCAAACAACTTGTATGAAATGCAACAAATGTTTTGATGTATGTGATTACAATGCCGTTATTATGGATTAG
- a CDS encoding NAD(P)H-dependent oxidoreductase subunit E, with the protein MPKIKLAENTIQLILDICNEFENKESELINVLHKVQSKLGYLPAEVQEVIAKGLNCSVAKVYGVVTFYSFFTMIPQGEFPISVCMGTACYVRGAEQVLAEFKRQLQVEVGESTGDGKFSINCLRCVGACGLAPVVTVGERVFGRVAPSEVKKIIAEYRDGCGVDSKK; encoded by the coding sequence ATGCCAAAAATAAAACTAGCAGAAAATACAATACAACTCATTCTTGACATTTGCAACGAGTTTGAGAACAAGGAAAGCGAACTAATTAATGTACTTCATAAAGTTCAAAGTAAATTGGGCTATTTGCCGGCCGAAGTACAGGAAGTAATTGCCAAAGGATTAAATTGCTCGGTTGCAAAAGTATACGGAGTGGTTACGTTCTACAGCTTTTTTACAATGATTCCGCAAGGGGAGTTCCCCATTTCGGTTTGTATGGGAACCGCTTGTTATGTGCGCGGAGCCGAACAGGTGCTGGCCGAATTTAAACGCCAGTTGCAGGTCGAAGTTGGTGAGTCGACAGGAGACGGTAAGTTCTCGATCAACTGTTTGCGCTGTGTGGGAGCCTGTGGACTTGCCCCGGTGGTTACGGTAGGCGAAAGAGTTTTCGGACGCGTTGCCCCATCGGAAGTTAAAAAGATAATTGCCGAATACCGCGATGGGTGTGGAGTGGATTCAAAAAAATGA
- a CDS encoding four helix bundle protein — MRLEDLVVYQLAMEIGDEVYLIVEKWDNFHKWTTGKQLVEAADSIAANISEGYGRYFYKENRQFQYYSRGSQTETKTWLTKAKNRNQIDGETFNSLMIKLEELGKRHNNFIKSIGQTNDQ; from the coding sequence ATGAGATTGGAAGATTTGGTTGTTTATCAGTTGGCAATGGAAATTGGGGATGAGGTTTACCTCATTGTTGAAAAATGGGACAATTTTCATAAATGGACAACGGGAAAGCAGCTTGTTGAGGCCGCCGATTCCATTGCTGCAAATATCAGTGAAGGATATGGTAGGTATTTTTACAAGGAAAATCGTCAATTTCAGTATTATTCAAGAGGTTCTCAAACTGAAACCAAAACATGGTTGACAAAAGCAAAAAACCGAAACCAGATTGATGGTGAAACATTCAATTCTTTAATGATAAAATTAGAGGAATTAGGTAAACGACATAATAACTTTATAAAATCGATTGGACAAACCAATGACCAATGA
- a CDS encoding NADH-dependent [FeFe] hydrogenase, group A6: MDTVNLTIDNKSVVVKEGITILEAASGIGIDIPTLCHMKLDDLNIENKPGGCRICVVEVNGRRNLAPACCTDVQDGMEINTHSMRVINARRTVMELILSDHPFDCLICAKSGNCDLQDMAHKLGIREIHYKGAQSTYREDTSPAINREIDKCIMCRRCETMCNEVQTVGVLSAINRGFESVVSPAFEMNLDHSVCTYCGQCVAVCPTGALTEVDETGKVIRALSDPTKTVIVQTAPAVRAALGEEFDMEAGTLVTGKLVAALRRLGFDHVFDTDFAADLTIMEEGTELLNRLGKHLAGDKDVKLPILTSCCPAWVKFFEHQFPEMKEIPSTARSPQQMFGAIAKTYFADKLAVKREDLVVVSIMPCVAKKYECGRDEFKTNGNPDVDHAITTRELAALIKLSNIDFNSLPNEDFDNPLGESTGAAVIFGTTGGVIEAAVRTAYEVHTKKELPRLDFEELRGMEGIREATIDFDGLPLRIGIAHGLGNARKLLEDIQAGKSEFHAIEIMSCPGGCIGGGGQPYHHGNAEILKKRQVAIYQEDKNKAIRKSHENPHIVKLYEEFLGEPMSEKAHHLLHTSYFDRT, encoded by the coding sequence ATGGATACAGTAAATCTTACCATTGATAATAAATCGGTTGTGGTGAAAGAGGGCATCACAATTTTAGAGGCGGCATCGGGTATTGGAATTGATATTCCTACGCTTTGTCATATGAAACTGGATGATTTAAACATTGAAAATAAACCGGGCGGTTGTCGAATTTGCGTTGTTGAAGTAAACGGGCGCCGCAACCTGGCTCCGGCATGCTGTACCGATGTGCAGGATGGAATGGAAATAAATACACATTCAATGCGGGTGATAAATGCCCGCAGAACAGTAATGGAACTGATTCTTTCCGATCATCCGTTTGACTGTTTGATTTGTGCAAAATCGGGAAACTGCGATTTGCAGGACATGGCGCATAAGCTGGGTATTCGCGAAATTCATTACAAAGGAGCACAGTCAACCTACCGTGAGGATACTTCACCGGCCATCAACCGCGAAATAGATAAATGCATCATGTGTCGTCGTTGCGAAACCATGTGTAACGAAGTTCAAACGGTTGGTGTTCTTTCTGCCATAAATCGTGGCTTCGAGTCGGTGGTTTCTCCTGCCTTTGAAATGAACCTTGATCATTCGGTTTGTACCTACTGCGGACAGTGTGTGGCAGTTTGTCCAACAGGCGCTTTAACCGAGGTAGATGAAACCGGCAAAGTAATCAGAGCTTTGTCTGATCCAACTAAAACCGTGATTGTACAAACTGCACCTGCGGTTCGGGCTGCTTTAGGCGAGGAGTTTGATATGGAAGCCGGGACTTTGGTAACCGGAAAACTGGTGGCTGCGCTTCGCCGCTTGGGATTCGACCATGTTTTTGATACCGATTTTGCCGCCGACCTTACTATTATGGAAGAAGGTACAGAGTTGTTAAATCGGCTTGGAAAACATTTAGCCGGCGATAAAGATGTAAAACTTCCGATACTAACATCGTGTTGCCCTGCCTGGGTGAAATTCTTTGAACACCAGTTTCCGGAGATGAAGGAGATTCCTTCAACTGCACGTTCGCCACAGCAAATGTTTGGTGCCATTGCCAAAACATATTTTGCCGATAAACTGGCTGTAAAACGCGAAGATTTGGTGGTTGTTTCAATTATGCCATGCGTGGCTAAAAAATACGAATGTGGTCGCGATGAATTTAAAACAAATGGCAATCCTGATGTTGACCACGCCATTACAACCCGCGAACTGGCTGCATTGATTAAATTATCGAATATCGATTTTAACTCGTTGCCAAACGAAGATTTTGATAATCCGCTGGGAGAATCAACAGGTGCCGCGGTAATTTTCGGAACAACCGGTGGTGTTATTGAAGCTGCTGTTCGTACGGCGTATGAAGTGCATACCAAAAAGGAACTTCCGCGATTGGATTTTGAAGAGTTACGTGGAATGGAAGGTATTCGTGAAGCCACTATCGATTTTGACGGTCTACCGCTTCGAATTGGTATTGCCCATGGTTTAGGAAATGCCCGTAAACTTTTGGAAGATATTCAAGCCGGGAAAAGCGAATTTCATGCCATTGAAATTATGAGTTGCCCCGGTGGTTGTATTGGTGGCGGAGGTCAGCCGTATCATCATGGTAATGCTGAAATTCTTAAAAAACGCCAGGTAGCTATTTACCAGGAAGATAAAAACAAAGCAATTCGAAAATCTCATGAAAATCCTCATATAGTAAAACTTTACGAGGAATTTTTAGGTGAACCAATGAGTGAAAAAGCTCATCATTTGCTCCATACCAGTTATTTTGATCGTACTTAA
- a CDS encoding NADH-quinone oxidoreductase subunit NuoF, with product MTDYRMHLLICGGTGCKASESDEIKNRLNKYLAESGLENDVQVVSTGCFGFCEKGPIVKVLPDNTFYVQVEPNDAEEIIKEHVVKGRPVARLLYTDPTTDKHISDSKGMDFYKKQIRIALKNCGFINPENIDEYIARDGYQAMGKCLTEMTPDEVIREVKDSGLRGRGGGGFPTGLKWEITSKVENTQKYVVCNADEGDPGAFMDRSILEGDPHSVLEAMAICGYCIGADTGLVYIRAEYPLAIQRLKTAIKQAEDYGLIGDDILGTGFNFKLELRYGAGAFVCGEETALIHSMEGLRGEPTFKPPFPSVSGYMGKPTNVNNVETFANIPVIINKGAAWFSSIGTEKSKGTKVFALAGKINNVGLIEVPMGTTLREVIYDIGGGIKDGKEFKAVQTGGPSGGCLTKDMLDIPIDYDNLIASGSMMGSGGMIVMDEDDCMVSIAKFYLEFTLEESCGKCTPCRVGNKRLHEILERITEGKGEAADIEKLKELSYVIKDTALCGLGQTSPNPVLSTISNFEEEYESHVVDGKCPAGQCKSLLRYDIIEDLCTGCTLCFRNCPVGAISGERRTPHYIDQSLCIKCGVCFDKCKFNAITLT from the coding sequence ATGACTGACTACAGAATGCATCTGCTAATTTGTGGTGGTACGGGCTGTAAAGCATCGGAAAGCGATGAAATTAAGAACAGGCTAAACAAATATCTTGCAGAAAGTGGCCTTGAAAACGATGTTCAGGTTGTTTCAACAGGTTGTTTCGGATTCTGCGAAAAAGGGCCTATTGTAAAGGTGCTTCCCGACAATACTTTTTACGTTCAGGTAGAACCCAATGATGCAGAAGAAATAATAAAAGAGCACGTGGTAAAAGGGCGTCCGGTGGCGCGTTTACTGTACACCGATCCTACAACTGACAAGCATATCAGCGATTCGAAAGGAATGGATTTTTACAAAAAACAAATCCGGATCGCTTTAAAGAATTGCGGTTTTATCAATCCTGAAAATATTGATGAATACATAGCCCGCGACGGTTATCAGGCTATGGGAAAATGCTTGACCGAGATGACACCCGACGAAGTTATCAGGGAGGTAAAAGACTCCGGGCTTCGTGGCCGTGGTGGAGGTGGTTTTCCAACCGGGCTAAAATGGGAGATAACCAGTAAAGTAGAAAACACTCAAAAATATGTGGTTTGTAATGCCGATGAAGGTGATCCCGGTGCATTCATGGACCGCTCAATTTTGGAAGGTGATCCGCATTCGGTTCTTGAAGCCATGGCTATTTGCGGGTATTGCATTGGTGCCGATACCGGGCTGGTGTATATTCGGGCCGAATATCCGCTTGCCATCCAGCGTCTGAAAACCGCCATTAAACAAGCGGAAGATTACGGATTAATTGGTGATGATATTCTGGGAACCGGATTCAATTTTAAACTGGAATTACGATACGGTGCCGGTGCATTTGTTTGCGGCGAAGAAACTGCTTTAATACATTCGATGGAAGGTTTGCGGGGAGAACCCACGTTCAAACCACCTTTCCCATCCGTTTCGGGCTACATGGGCAAGCCAACCAATGTAAACAATGTTGAAACCTTTGCGAATATTCCTGTAATTATAAACAAAGGAGCTGCCTGGTTTAGCAGCATCGGAACCGAAAAGTCAAAAGGAACCAAAGTGTTCGCCCTGGCCGGGAAAATCAATAACGTGGGTTTAATTGAAGTGCCAATGGGAACAACACTTCGCGAAGTAATTTACGATATTGGTGGCGGAATAAAAGACGGCAAAGAATTTAAGGCCGTTCAAACCGGAGGACCATCAGGCGGCTGTTTAACCAAAGACATGCTTGATATTCCGATTGATTATGACAATCTGATAGCTTCGGGTTCGATGATGGGATCGGGCGGAATGATTGTAATGGACGAAGATGATTGTATGGTTTCCATCGCCAAATTTTATCTTGAGTTTACACTTGAGGAATCGTGCGGAAAATGTACTCCATGTCGTGTTGGAAATAAACGTCTGCACGAAATTCTGGAACGTATTACCGAGGGAAAAGGAGAAGCTGCAGACATTGAAAAACTGAAAGAGCTAAGTTATGTAATTAAAGACACGGCTCTGTGTGGTTTGGGTCAAACTTCGCCCAACCCTGTGCTTTCAACCATTTCAAATTTTGAGGAAGAATACGAGTCTCATGTTGTGGATGGGAAATGTCCGGCAGGACAGTGCAAATCGCTGTTGCGTTACGACATTATTGAAGACTTGTGTACAGGATGTACCTTGTGTTTCAGGAATTGTCCGGTTGGAGCTATTTCGGGCGAACGCCGCACGCCGCATTACATCGATCAATCGTTGTGTATCAAATGTGGTGTGTGTTTCGACAAATGTAAGTTTAATGCAATCACCTTAACTTAA
- a CDS encoding (2Fe-2S) ferredoxin domain-containing protein gives MAKIKTLADLRRIKDEAQSKIKLRENSDSPEQYVQIKVGMATCGIASGAKDTMKYFVEGLEQEAIDAVVTQTGCMGYCYAEPTVEVKVPKKDPVVFGYVNKEKAREIIDVYIKRGELIDGIIPVNFKTIDD, from the coding sequence ATGGCTAAAATTAAAACACTGGCTGATCTTCGCAGGATCAAAGACGAGGCACAGTCTAAAATCAAATTACGGGAAAACAGCGACAGCCCGGAACAATACGTTCAAATAAAAGTGGGTATGGCCACCTGCGGAATTGCGTCAGGAGCAAAAGATACCATGAAATACTTTGTGGAAGGACTGGAGCAGGAGGCAATTGATGCTGTTGTTACACAAACCGGTTGTATGGGGTATTGTTACGCCGAACCAACTGTAGAAGTAAAAGTTCCGAAAAAAGACCCGGTAGTTTTCGGGTATGTAAACAAAGAAAAAGCACGCGAAATTATTGATGTTTACATCAAGCGTGGCGAACTCATCGACGGAATTATTCCCGTAAATTTTAAAACGATTGACGACTAA
- a CDS encoding ATP-binding protein, whose product MRTLSDHILDIVQNSIKANATLIEIIVEEDKIKDLWLLKIVDNGCGMNEETVRQASNPFFTSRNTRKVGLGLSLLKQNAEAANGSFNLESEEGKGTTVTAGFQLSNVDKPPLGDIWDTYYLTLLSYNTGVLQYSHKTEIDEFSINSGEIREMVGEVSLQQKEMREGIIELIKTNLEEIKATK is encoded by the coding sequence ATGAGAACACTTTCAGATCACATACTCGACATTGTTCAGAACTCAATTAAGGCAAATGCCACCTTGATTGAAATCATAGTTGAGGAAGATAAAATAAAAGACCTTTGGTTATTAAAAATTGTGGACAATGGTTGTGGCATGAATGAAGAAACCGTTCGACAGGCAAGTAACCCGTTCTTTACATCGCGAAATACCCGAAAAGTAGGCTTAGGCCTTTCGCTGTTAAAACAAAATGCAGAGGCTGCAAATGGCAGTTTTAATTTAGAGTCGGAAGAGGGGAAAGGAACAACGGTAACTGCAGGTTTTCAATTGTCAAATGTTGATAAACCACCGCTGGGAGACATTTGGGATACTTATTATTTAACACTCTTAAGTTACAACACCGGAGTTCTTCAATATTCTCATAAAACAGAAATTGATGAATTCAGCATAAATTCGGGAGAGATAAGAGAAATGGTAGGAGAAGTATCGCTGCAGCAAAAGGAGATGCGGGAAGGCATAATTGAATTGATAAAAACCAATCTGGAAGAAATAAAAGCAACAAAATAA